A section of the Gloeobacter violaceus PCC 7421 genome encodes:
- a CDS encoding DUF7282 domain-containing protein — MNTRHIVLSTLLALSPILLSQGNAQAQAMTGETTTTTTTTTTQQGTASDPSLYTSPYIPRPESSLIDVQDQYIADGKVMIKQVNSPDIGWLIIHENDNGQPGAILGYVELAAGTNKNIAVPISRQPKSKSAFAAVHVLRERRANNVLSRFDPTVYALARSPKSSIASFNIYPYRTGYVDPSATSVSTSSYSSTTTTTTGEPAVKPK; from the coding sequence ATGAACACGCGTCATATAGTGCTTAGCACCTTGCTCGCGCTGTCTCCTATCCTTCTGAGCCAGGGCAACGCGCAGGCGCAGGCGATGACCGGTGAGACAACCACCACGACTACGACCACCACGACGCAGCAGGGTACTGCGAGTGATCCTTCGCTCTACACCAGCCCCTATATCCCCCGGCCCGAATCGTCGCTCATCGACGTTCAGGACCAATACATCGCCGACGGCAAGGTGATGATCAAACAGGTCAACAGCCCCGACATCGGCTGGCTGATCATCCACGAGAACGACAACGGCCAACCGGGGGCAATTCTGGGCTATGTCGAGCTGGCCGCGGGCACTAACAAGAACATCGCGGTGCCGATCAGCCGCCAGCCCAAGAGCAAAAGCGCCTTCGCCGCCGTCCATGTGTTGCGCGAACGTCGGGCAAACAACGTGCTGAGCCGTTTCGACCCGACCGTTTATGCGCTGGCCCGCTCGCCCAAATCGTCGATCGCATCGTTCAATATCTACCCGTACCGGACGGGCTACGTCGACCCGAGCGCCACTTCGGTGAGCACCTCCTCCTACAGCAGCACGACGACCACGACGACCGGCGAACCTGCCGTCAAACCCAAGTAA
- a CDS encoding S-layer homology domain-containing protein, whose amino-acid sequence MDKFCEAGAAIGLALGLTVVAAQAANFGDTAGYWAEPYVSTLADRKFIGGFPDGSFRPNDAITRAQFAAIAAKALDLPAGGGGPAFNDVPANYWATGAIAAVSNSGLVTGFPDGSFRPEERITRAQALVILAKALGDKGGRTSVNLDDYTDVQAVPDWARPSVTKAAESGIIVNFPDPAVIKPNALATRGEVAALMYQTLSRSGRDLPPLNIGSLAPAGGGGAGRGQLAIERVVVQPDRRVVQAGEELVVRAEGTPGAEASFSVQGIAQGLPMQEVERGIYEGRYTVKRGDRERNARLAVTLKSRGESVTREAERPYAFGSGAVGGAGRGDFNGDGRPDVLWSRVGGSEVRLWLMEGTRKGRELALGQSPGRDWRLVGSGDFDGDGLSDLLWHNQATGELLQWRLSRAGKAQPVAMRTEPVARRLQVGGTGDFDGDGRADILWRNPATGRNTLWLMDAANRRSQKPLPDQAGANLLIAGVGDFDGDGGADVLWRNRVSGANSLWLMNGTQVVRTVAIGEAPPQWQVGSIADYNGDGQVDILWRRADSGESVFWIMNGTERTATAAAPAGPGGQWEIAGPR is encoded by the coding sequence ATGGACAAGTTTTGCGAAGCAGGGGCAGCGATCGGCCTTGCCCTCGGTCTGACGGTTGTGGCTGCCCAGGCGGCAAATTTTGGCGATACGGCCGGGTACTGGGCGGAACCGTACGTTTCGACTCTGGCGGATCGCAAGTTCATCGGCGGCTTTCCGGACGGCTCGTTTCGGCCCAACGACGCGATTACCCGCGCCCAGTTCGCGGCCATCGCCGCCAAGGCTTTGGATCTGCCTGCCGGGGGCGGCGGCCCGGCTTTCAATGACGTGCCGGCCAACTACTGGGCGACCGGGGCGATCGCCGCTGTGAGCAACAGCGGTCTGGTCACCGGTTTTCCGGACGGGTCGTTCCGGCCGGAGGAGCGCATTACCCGCGCCCAGGCCCTGGTCATTCTTGCCAAGGCCCTCGGGGATAAAGGTGGGCGCACCTCGGTAAACCTGGACGATTACACCGACGTGCAGGCGGTGCCCGACTGGGCGCGGCCGAGCGTCACCAAAGCGGCGGAGTCGGGGATCATTGTCAATTTTCCCGACCCGGCGGTGATCAAGCCCAACGCCCTGGCCACCCGCGGCGAGGTGGCCGCCCTGATGTACCAGACGCTCTCGCGCTCCGGCCGCGACCTGCCGCCGCTGAATATCGGCTCGCTCGCCCCGGCCGGTGGGGGCGGTGCGGGACGCGGGCAACTCGCCATCGAACGCGTTGTCGTGCAACCAGACCGGCGGGTGGTGCAGGCGGGCGAAGAGCTTGTCGTGCGCGCCGAGGGTACCCCCGGCGCCGAAGCGAGCTTCAGCGTCCAGGGGATCGCCCAGGGGCTCCCCATGCAGGAGGTGGAGCGGGGCATCTACGAGGGCCGCTACACCGTCAAGCGGGGAGACCGAGAAAGGAATGCCCGCCTCGCGGTCACCCTCAAAAGTCGCGGCGAATCGGTCACCCGCGAGGCCGAGCGGCCGTATGCCTTCGGATCGGGGGCCGTGGGCGGTGCGGGACGCGGTGATTTTAACGGCGACGGAAGGCCCGATGTGCTCTGGAGCCGGGTCGGCGGCAGCGAGGTCCGTCTGTGGCTTATGGAAGGCACCCGCAAGGGCCGCGAACTGGCCTTGGGCCAATCTCCCGGCCGCGACTGGCGCCTGGTGGGCAGCGGCGATTTTGACGGCGACGGGCTGTCGGATCTGCTCTGGCACAACCAGGCCACCGGCGAGTTGCTGCAGTGGCGCCTCAGCCGGGCAGGCAAAGCGCAGCCCGTGGCGATGCGCACCGAGCCGGTGGCGCGCCGGTTGCAGGTGGGAGGCACGGGCGATTTCGACGGCGACGGCCGCGCCGATATTCTCTGGCGCAACCCGGCCACCGGGCGCAACACCCTCTGGCTGATGGACGCGGCCAACCGCCGCTCACAGAAGCCGCTGCCGGATCAGGCCGGGGCGAATCTGTTGATCGCGGGAGTCGGTGATTTCGACGGAGACGGCGGCGCGGATGTACTCTGGCGCAACCGGGTAAGCGGTGCCAACAGTCTTTGGCTGATGAACGGCACCCAAGTGGTGCGCACGGTGGCCATCGGCGAGGCGCCGCCCCAGTGGCAGGTGGGCAGCATTGCCGATTACAACGGCGACGGTCAGGTTGACATCCTCTGGCGCCGGGCGGACTCGGGAGAAAGCGTCTTCTGGATCATGAACGGCACCGAGCGCACGGCGACCGCCGCTGCTCCGGCCGGGCCGGGCGGACAGTGGGAAATTGCCGGGCCACGCTAA